A window of Loxodonta africana isolate mLoxAfr1 chromosome 3, mLoxAfr1.hap2, whole genome shotgun sequence genomic DNA:
cctcccctgtttacCTATGGTTAAGCGAGAGTAGTTTTGCCTATGCTGGAAGAAATTCTCATAGTCAGGACCAGCTGCATAATTTGAGGGGTTCACTGAAAAATGAAATGTGGGGCCCTTTGTTCAGAAATTGTTAAGAATTTCCAGACAGCCACAGCAGAGCATTAGACCAAGCGTGGGCCTTGTGTGACGACACAGGTCACTGTCCATGAGGCTGCCCTGCCCGTAAGTACACCAGTGGTCTCACAGACTCCAGCTGGCATGAGGAGAAATTTAGACCTGGGTTCATGACAGGGACAGTCCTACCTCAGTGGCTGGGGTCCATGCGAGGATAACACAGGACTAGCAACACCCCTTGTGCCCAGCCTGAAGTCTTGGCTTGTGTACCTATTTTGGAAGAACAACTGGCTTTGCTGCTGTTGGCTCTTCTGTCTTGATCTCTCTTGAGGCTAGGCTACACTCTCAGTTAGCGGGGAGCTTCAGCTTTCTAGAATAGATGACTTCCAGAGTTTGTAGCTGACCCCAACGCCCCCTGCTCTTGGGTACAGAGTGGCCCGTCCACTTTTTGTtcaccctcccttccccctccagtTCCTCGTAATGAATCTCTTTCATGCTTCCAAGCACTGACTCCACTCCCTGCTCACAAAGCAAGTTGTGTGAGACCCCAGGCCAGTATAAAGGAAAAGTAATGCCCCCATGTTCCACACTCCCCCCCGCCGCACCCAGTTCCCTGGGATGTTTAAGAAGCACTTGTAGCCAGAGAGATTGAGTTGTTGTCTTCACCGTGAGCCACTTCAGGTTCAgttttttaaaacagaattttcttatttttgtaaaataaaaactcTCTGGGTGTTATACTCTTTTAGGTTTAATTTCCAGTCCTCTTAGAACCTTCACAGCCAGGCATTGTCTTCACGAAAgcctcttctctcttcttctcaTATTTACTTCCTTTCACTTACTCATTCACTcttcacaaacaaacaaaaacaaaatccattgttgttgagtcagtttcgactcataacgacactgtaggacagtgtagaaccgccccacagggcttccacagctgtaatctttacggaaacagagtgccacgtttttctcccacggaactgCTAGTcagtttgaaccgccagcctttcggttagcagctgaacactttaactaCTAGTCTACCAGCCTCCTTCCCACCCTTCACACAGTACAAATAAATTCATTTGTCTACCCCATCCCCCACCGCTACTGCTTCTCTTCCTCCTGATTCTCATTACAACGACCTAACTTCCTGGGGTTCATTGACACCTTGAAGTCATCTTTGAATTCCTCTTTGTTTTGTCATTTCTCCTGCCTCCCTAACTTCCTTTCCTCTCCATCTCAGCAATTTAATTCAgttttgcttttgtaaaaatctctcaagcattcatctatccatctgcctatctatctatctatctaatatCTACCTACCAATCTAAccatgtaaaccctggtggcatagcggttaagtgctatggctgctaacccaagggttggcagttcaaatccaccaggcagtccttgaaaactctatggggcagtttctaccctgtcctatagagtcactatgagtcggaatcgactccaaggcactgggtttggtttttttggttatctaaccatgtttttttttttttttaaaccatgtatCCCTTCAGTGTGCTCACTTTGTGTCAGACAGGACATAGGACTAGATACTGGGGACAAAGAGATGAAATGGCGTGTTCCTGCCTCTGAGGACATGACAGTGTCGTCAGGAAGCAGaatatgtataaataaattaatacgGTGCAATTATACCTGCACGCAGCACAGAGGCGGTGAAATGGAAAGCTCTGCTTGGTGAATCGGGAGTTCAGCAGGGAGTGCTGGCAGGAAGGGTGGGGACACTCTAAGCAGAAGGGACAGTATGCAATGGCATGGAAGTACGTACAAGAATGACATATGAAAGAAGCCAAGGCTTGGCACATGACTGGAGCCTAACGCTGGAGAATCTGGGGATAGGGCAGGGGAGTGGTGAGAATTTGCTCTGGAGAGATAGGTACGGGGCTTGATCTTATGAGGCCTTATATGTTGTCCTAAGGCGCTCAGCCTTCTCCTAAGGGTGCTGGGGCCCCCCTGAACAGTCATGAGGAAGGGAATGACGTGGCAAGATTTGGGTTTGGGATAGACTATTCTAGCAACACTGCTGAGAATGGGTTTCAGAGAAGAATTTCAGAAGGAGAATTTTGTGGAAGAATGGGCAAGAGATAATAAGGGCCTGAAGCAAGGCTATGTTACCAGGGATGGAGAGGACACATTAAACAGGTATTTTGGAAGTAAAATAGGTAGGACTGAACAATAAGTTGGAGAGGAAGTAGGGGGTGGCATCCAGGCTTGAGaacgtctgtgtgtgtgtgtgcgtgtgtgtgtgtgagtcctGTGACCACAGTCAGTCATTTCCTAAAGGAGTGCCCTTCTGCTCAGCCTGGCCCCAGCTGCCCTTCCGTTCCGTTTTATTAACACTACATAAATCAGGCCTTCATTCTTGCCTAGATTCTTGAAGGATCCTCTTAATCTCTTCTAATCCATCCTCCTGCTGCTGCCAAAGTCATCTTCCAAGGACAGCTAAGCAAGAATCTTCAGTGGTATCCCATTGCGTGTTGAATAAAGCCCAAGTTCGTTAGCCTGAGTATCAGTGTTCATTTCTAGGGCAGACATGGAGACATGCTCCTTTCCCTGAAAGAACTCTTCATTTGTCAGAGAAGGTGAGGCATATTGAAGTGTGAAATAGCTGAATGTCTAATGAAGGGAAGGGAAACAGAATTTCTGCTCtgaggggaaagaaagaaagaggcacAGTGTCTCCTCCTGTAGGAGACTGAAGGTGACCTTCATCTGTTTCCATGTCCAGCTGTGCCTTACACGTCTCCCCTGCACCAGTGCTTTCTGATCTGTCCAAACTTGTCTCACTGTTGCCTGAAAATGATTCCCCCATGTCCACCTCTGTGTCTTTGCAGACTCCAtgcctctgcctggaatactttACACTCTGCCTGTTGAAATCCCAGCCATCTTTCAACATCCAGCCCAAAGGAAGGGCTCTATCGAGTCCCCTAGTTGGATGGGATCCTCCTCAAACACTTTACCTTTCTTCAGCACTTTGCCCATTTTACTGTGTTCAGTGTCTGAAATGTCTTGTATCTCCCCCACTAGACTGGGAGCAGAGATGAAAAACCGGAGCCCTGAGGCCTGGATCCAGCCTGCAGGTACATGGCCTTTGTTGTACActttggttttcatcaagaataatgtaatggattggactggacaatgggttggagagggatgctggtgaggagtgagcttcttggatcaggtggacacttgagactatgttgtcatctcctgcctggagggtaggtgagagggtggagggggttagaagctagcaaaatggacatgaaaagagagagtgtagggagagagtgggctgtctcattaggagtagagtaattgggagtatgtagcaagatgtatatcagtttttatgtgagagactgacttgatttgtaaactttcaattatataaaaaaagaatatgcactttttaaaatcactttttGTTCCTGttggttgattctggctcatggtgaccccaagtgtacagagtagagctgctctatagagtttttgaggctgtgacctttcagaagaagatctccaggcctttcttctgtggtccttctgggtaggtttgaaccaccaacttttcagctagcagttgagcacttaactgtctgtgccaccagggactcctttaaaaTGATAACCTAcatcaaacatacagaaaagtgaaGAATATGATATAATGTGTACCCGGGACCTAGCACCAAGATTAAACAGCTTGCCTCAGACACCTCCCAGGcttctttttaagaaataaaatattctatATACAAATTGACCAGTTGCCCGTGCATCCCGTCCCTCGAGCTGGCCTTCACATTGACTTTTAACATTTTAGAATTAGTTGCCAATATTTAGAATCAagagatttcacataaaaattgggatatttttgctttccttGAAGAGTCAGAAGGTCTGGTGGAAGAGCTGTAGGCCAGCATTCCAGCATTACTCATCAGAAGCTGCTGCTTCCCAGAGGCAGGATATGTGCGCgctagtcgctatgagtcggaatcgactcgatggcactgggttactgggttagcACTCCACACTCCCCACCACTCCCTAAGGTCTCTTACCCCCAGTTTATTTAACTTATGTATGGGGTCCTGGCTCTTTTAGGCAGCTGAGTTTGTCATCTTCATTTAAACTCTTTGAAGTGAAAGAGCCTTTTTATTACTGGACCACTAACTTGCTGAataaccttgagcaagttatttacttctctgtgcctcagtttcctcatgtcaaatggggataataagagTACCTACTTTAGagtgttgttatgaggattaataTGTATTTAGAGCAATACCTGGTTCGTAAGTCTGCTGTGGAAGGCCTACATTCATACAAATCCCTTGGGGCCAGATGTGTTTTGGAATTTAGATGTATTTTGAGTTTTAATAAGATAATAATTTTATGTAACAACCCCAGCAGAGCCTGGGTGGGTAAGGGGGGCAGCTCATCATCGAACACATCGATGTTTCCACAGAGAAATGCATGAATAGTCACATGAAGTCTTGTAAAGACTTACTCAGCTTCATATCGGCTCAGGTCAGGCTTTAGCACTAAATgaattatgaaaaatgttttggtTTTCAGAGCTTTTCTGGATTTCAGAATCGCAGCCAAAGGATCGTGTACCTATATTACTGTCTCTGTTTTTTACCCTTGCACTTCTCAGCCGAGTGCCTTGCACAGAGTAAGTAGTAAATGACAACTGAAAGCACAAGCAGGTGCGCGTTCACTGggttaaaacccaaaaccaaaacaaacccattgccaccgagttgattctgactcatagcaaccctacaggacagagtagaactgccttatagagtttccaaggagcacctgggtggattcgaactgctgaccttttggttagcagctgtagctcttacctgctacaccgccagggtttccattcactgGGTTAGGTGGTAGGAATGTATGAGTTCAGAGAAAGGGGCTGAGCAGAAGTTATTGGGAAAGGCTTTACGGAGGAGGTGGGACTTGAGCTTGGCCCTGAAGGATGAATAGGACTTGGACAGGCAGGTGAGGGTGTTCCAGGCAGGGGCAACAGCCTGAGCAGTGTGCAAAGGAGAGGgtgaatgggggggggggggcagggtgaGAAGGATTTAAGGAGAGAGATTAGGTAGTTTAGGGGGCCAGACTCAGTGATATAGACTTGTTGCAGACCTCCAAGGGCTGAGGTGGAGATGACAATTGGGTGAATGGCCTGACAGAAAATTGGCTGAGGGCCCAGAAGGGCTGGGATGAGGGTGAAATAGATGGAAGGCCCACTAGACCAGGCTGTAGTAGAAATCCAGATCCTGTCTTCTCCCCTAACTACAAAACTCTAAATTATAGTTAATAACAAACAGACCAACAACGTTAACAAATCTCAATCTCACAATCCCACCCCTTTCTCCACTCATAATTAAGCCCAAGTATTTTATCTGAAGAGGTTTTTTATCTGAAGAAGAGTTGCAGACAGGGAGGAAGGTCAGAGCAGCTCTGGAATTGGGAGGAGTTTCCTCTATCCTGAGGGCCTGACTGCTCTAGGCCAGGACCCTAAGATAGATGTGCCCCATGTCCAAAGACAACCCGGGGGAAGACTCGGTCATCTAGGTAGAGGGAAGGGATGGGAAAGGCTAGGCTGAGACtggcttccttcttccctccgCGCCTCTGCTGCCCTCTTGCGGTGCATCTTACGCGGTGCATCCCGCGCTGTCCACCACAGGCTCGTATGCGCCCTGCGGCCCACCTCGCGGGGTCAGGGCAGGATGGTGGGCTTGCTGACCAAAACTTTCGGAGGACTTTTTGCTTATTCGGTTGAGTCTGCCAGCCCCTTCCTGCTTTCCCCTTTCCCAGCTGCCCTGGTAGGTTCACAGCTGTGGGATTTCACCAGGCTAAAAACCCAGGTGAAGGGCTCTTGTCCCAGACTACGccaccttcctttcctcccttctcttgtgtggccgctaaccaaaaggtaggcagttcgaatccatcagccgctccttggccACCCTGTGGGGCAATCCTTTCATCCTGTagtttcgctatgagtcagcatccactcgatggcagtggttttggctACTGGCATAAACACATGGAAGTGTGTGCTCCTTGCCAGAGCTGGATAGGAGTGGCTCTTGTGTTTCACTTCTCACCTTATCCCACTGCCTGGGGCCACTCCACCCTGATGCTGGGTGCTGATCATCTGACCACTGGGGTTGCGGAGGTGACAGAAACCTGTTCATCTGGActagaagtgttttttttttcccccaccacgttgatttccctttctccttcaggGTGAATGCTTAAACTATCTTCTTTGTGGTAATCAAATTCAACTGAATTCGTGGTCTGTAAATTTCCTGTGTAAGAAAGAGTCCATCTTGATGTTGGGTATGACTCTTGTCATGGTTGTGGTACATGAGGACAGGTATCGCCCGCGTCTAGATGGGGGCAGCtttcacctcctcactccttgaCCCTCACAGCAATCTCCTCAGGACTTCAGTTCACCACAGTCCTTGTTAACCCTGAGAATATTTCTTTTGATTGTTGGTCTTCCATTCAGTTAATGAATGTGCCATCATTTGAGCTCCTGAACGTGTCTAAATGAATGTGCCATCATTTGAGCTCCTGAACGTGTCTTTGTTGACCTCCTTTCATTAAGGAAATTGAGGATGAGAGGGCCAGTGAGTAAGGGAAAGATGGGGGAAAAGGAAAGGGGGTGGGTAAGGAGGTAGAAGGATAAAAGAAGAGCAGATGCAATGTAAGGGAGGGAGCTGGAGAAGGAAGGAGGTGAGACTGAGCCCCCAGGGTATTGTATTAAAAACCCCGTTTCTTTTGCTGGCCttcccccctcctcccccaccagctttgcatttgactcctgcttttgcttggaggttatatgtaaaccccattgtgccttCCTAGTAcgattaaggaaaccctggtggcgtagtggttaagtgctacagctgctaaccaaagggtcggcagttcgaatccgccaggcactccttggaaactctatggggcagttctgctctgtcctatagggttgctatgagttgaaatcaactcgatggcacttggttttagtatgattaagaatgttgctgatataACTCGTATGAACTCCCTACCTGTAAACTCCTTTAAAAGTAATTTGCCTGCCCGGCCTTGGTGAGCATTCTTggcagcagctctgactgactccctttccttgtacaaggaaatcaaggtgcctttcctgttctcccacctcagtctctcgtttgttggccaatatgagtcatgtgagcaagaacctggggtttccacccagtaacagagggaaaaaaaaaaagagggagttaAATCTGTAGATGAGGGCTGTTAGATCTTTACTCCTTGGGCTGAGCAGGAGGTGAACTCTCAGGGAGAACTTATACTTCTTCCCTTTATTGTCCCAGAAGCCACCCATGATGTGGCTCCATTGGGTGATTTGAAAGGTTGACATATGGGGTTATGAAATACCAGACTggccaacacacacatacacaggtgTGTTCTAGAGACCTTCAAGGAAACTGGTATTGGAGGTGGAGGCTGGATGCATCTCTGCTTCTCCTCCCCTGCCCAGGGCCCATTGGTTAGTGTATCCAAACCCTCCCAGACACCCCTCAAGGATTCCCCCTGGGTGCTAGGGAGTCTTCTGCAGCAGAGGACTGGAAAAGAAGTAGGTAATCCAAGGGAGTTGGGCCCTCCCAAGGATCAGCACTCCATACCCCAGTGCTTCAACACCAccaccccccaacacacacacacactttgctGTAAAGTTGGGGCAGTTCAGGATGCATCAGTCAGTAGAAGACATGAGCTTTCAAGTCAGTCTGCTTGAGTTAACTGGCTTGACCACTTACCTGTTAGTATGACCATAGACTAAGTTTACTCTTtaataaaatgggaatagtaattCCTACCTCCTAGGTTTCTGTTGTGGATCAAATGAGGTAATATAGGTCAGTCAGTTAGTACATGCCTGAAACATAGTAAATGCTTAGTAAATTTTAGTTCCTCCTTTCCCGACCCCCCACCATTTCTTTCCACCCAGTTCCATGCTGTGGTTGGAGCATGGTGATATTGATGATGATGGCTAGTAATGGAGGGGAAAGGCAGACAGTTTGTGCTACTATAAACCACAACTACCTCCAGATTAGacattaaaacatttatttttcttttcattgaacTGGATAAATGAATTAGGAGTTTTTGAGAGAAGAGAAATGCTTTAAGAGAAGAAAGGGAACTAATATGCACAATTCTAAGTTAAAAGATGCCTGGAATAGCATCTGAGACTTTGGTAACAGTAGTTGAAGCAAATCACCTCATCTGTCCTCTGGTACTTGGTTGGGGCAGTGTTTGGGAAGAGTTTTGGTTGGGGACAGTGGTTGGGAAGGTTTCTGGTGACATTTGGGAGACCAGAAGTTGGTCATCTTGTAAAAGGGAGGCAGTAGGCCCTGGGGTTGTGCTCATGTTACGTTCTGCATGAAGACAAAGGAAGGGGAGAACTTGACAGATAGGGCCTAACCTATGCAGGTCTATATCCCTGCCACCCACGAATCAGTGAGTTTTTTTCTTCAGGGCCTCTTTGTGCTCTTTCACCAGAGAGCCAACCCACTGGGTGGTTTTCTGCTTGGCTTCCTCCCAGCTGTAGAGTGGCTTATACCCCAGATCTTGCTGGGCTTTCTTGTAGGAGAATGTGAACACACTATTTGACAATGTCACCAGGTGGCGGGTGAAAGGGGGTTGATATTCATAGATTGGGCTCAGCAGGGAGCTCACTATTTCCAGCAGGAAGGCAATCCAATACTGCAGAGATACAGGAAGGGTCATTCCGGAATCAATGTGGAGACCCCATTCTTTACTCAGGATGTAGTTGAATTTACTATAGCTCTCGTGAGGCGTGTCATCCGAGATGTAGTAGAACTGTCCTCGGATGCTTGGGGCTTTCTTGGGATCTAGCAAGGCTTTCAAGGCCAGAATGTGAGCCCAGGCCACATTGCCAACATAGACTGGGTTGACTAGGGAGTGCTTGGCAAAATTCTTCAGGATGCCATTGTTCTGCAAGGCCTGGTTTATTTGTCTACAAATGAATGGGTTTCCTTCCCCATAGATATACATGGGCCTTAAGGAACAAGTGTACAAAGTGCCACCATTTTTAAGAGTCCAGCCATCAGCTGCCAGCACAACCTTCTCGGCAAGCTTTTTGCTGTATGGGTATGCAGTAGACCATTTAGATTCAAGATGTTCTTCTTCATGGCCATTCTGGATGATCTCACTGTAGGAGTTGGGCCCAGCCACCTCTATGGTGCTGGTATAGATGAATATTGGCACATTGGCCTGGACGCAGGCTTCCAATAAGAGCTGGGTACCTGCCCATAGGGAGTACACTGTCAATACCAGAAAATAACCCAAAAGGCCAACCATGCTCACAGATCATGGCCGCTACACGCTTCCAAGTGAGCTGGTTGTTGCAGATCAGGAGGGGGTTTTTCTGTGACCTTGGCTGGATCTGGTCATGGCCAACCATAGGACAAATGTGCTTTTAGCGATTTGTCTCCATGGCCTAGCCCCGAGTTCgtattgtggttgttagttgccattgagtcagttacaagtcatggcaaccctgtgtgtgcagagtaggactgctccataaaattttcaaggctgtaactttttggaagcaggtagccaggtctgtcttctgaggagcctctgggtggttataaactgctaacctttcggctAGTCGTCAAATACTTaatcatttgtgtcacccagggccTCCTATAGGACAAATGTGAAAGTGAAAAGAGATTGATGTTTGGGTTCTGGAGAGCAGGAATTTCTAGGCAATTTTGGGTTTCACAgacctatgtgtgtgtgtgtactttaattttttaaaaggacatgttgttgttgtgtgctgttgagtcgattctgactcatagcaaccctataggacagagtagaactgccctgtagggtttccaaggtgctactggtggatttcaactgatgaccttttggttagcagcctgagctcttaaccactgtgccaccagggctgcaaaagGACAGTGTTGCCATTTTACATTTTGCCAAGTGAGGGTATGAAAATTTACCATATATAATCATTACCATGTCATTAAAGATAGGTCATTTTAAATGCAAAATAATTAAGAGTCAGTAATctcagaatggagccctggtggcagtggttaagagcttggctgctaaccaaaagtctgcagttcgaatccacctgccgctccttagaaaccacatgggacagttctactctgtcttatagggtcgctatgagtcagaatcgacttgatggcaatgggtttggtttggtaaactgtgagaagataagtTTGTTTGTTAATgatacccacttgtggtatttctgttttagcagtaccagataactaagacaggttccAAAAACAATTGGCTGCTTTAGAAATGGAGTCTCTGATTAGGCTAACTTTGAAGGGCAAGGCAGAGAGGACAGGTGGACTAGGAGTTGGGGTGCTATGGTGCCCAGGAGATTGGCCTCcagagaccaaaccaaaaactaaaccaag
This region includes:
- the HSD3B2 gene encoding 3 beta-hydroxysteroid dehydrogenase/Delta 5-->4-isomerase type 2, whose translation is MTEWSCLITGAGGFLGQRIISLLAEEKELQEIRALDKVFRPELQEEFSKLKHKVKLTMLEGDILDEQCLKRACQGISVVIHSASIIDVTGAIQREAIMNVNLKGTQLLLEACVQANVPIFIYTSTIEVAGPNSYSEIIQNGHEEEHLESKWSTAYPYSKKLAEKVVLAADGWTLKNGGTLYTCSLRPMYIYGEGNPFICRQINQALQNNGILKNFAKHSLVNPVYVGNVAWAHILALKALLDPKKAPSIRGQFYYISDDTPHESYSKFNYILSKEWGLHIDSGMTLPVSLQYWIAFLLEIVSSLLSPIYEYQPPFTRHLVTLSNSVFTFSYKKAQQDLGYKPLYSWEEAKQKTTQWVGSLVKEHKEALKKKTH